In the Helianthus annuus cultivar XRQ/B chromosome 11, HanXRQr2.0-SUNRISE, whole genome shotgun sequence genome, one interval contains:
- the LOC118483836 gene encoding ATP synthase subunit a-like, producing the protein MRVIKDYYYYVTIERTVTDNAIIFYYHHHHYNYFYYNLSAFAEMQTRTQAPSPLEQFSILPLIPMNIGNLYFSFTNSSLFMLLTLSLVLLLIHFVTKKGGGNLVPNAWQSLVEPIYDFVLNLVNEQIGGLSGNVKQKFFPCILVTFTFLLFCNLQGVIPYSFTVTSHFLITLGLSFSIFIGITIVGFQRNGLHFLSFLLPAGVPLPLAPFLVLLELISYCFRALSLGIRLFANMMAGHSLVKILSGFAWTMLCMNDLLYFIGDLGPLFIVLALTGLELGVAILQAYVFTILICIYLNDAINLH; encoded by the coding sequence ATGAGAGTAATAaaggattattattattatgtaacGATTGAAAGAACTGTAACTGACAACGCAATAATTTTTTATTATCACCATCAccattataattatttttattataactTGAGTGCTTTTGCTGAGATGCAGACTCGGACTCAGGCACCTAGCCCGCTTGAGCAATTTTCCATTCTCCCATTGATTCCTATGAATATAGGAAACTTGTATTTCTCATTCACAAATTCATCTTTGTTTATGCTGCTAACTCTCAGTTTGGTCCTACTTCTGATTCATTTTGTTACTAAAAAAGGAGGAGGAAACTTAGTACCAAATGCTTGGCAATCCTTGGTAGAGCCTATTTATGATTTCGTGCTGAACCTGGTAAACGAACAAATAGGGGGTCTTTCAGGAAATGTTAAACAAAAGTTTTTCCCTTGCATCTTGGTCACTTTTacttttttgttattttgtaatCTTCAGGGTGTGATACCTTATAGCTTCACAGTTACAAGTCATTTTCTCATTACTTTAGGTCTCTCATTTTCTATTTTTATTGGCATTACTATAGTGGGATTTCAAAGAAACGGGCTTCATTTTTTAAGCTTCTTATTACCCGCTGGAGTCCCACTACCATTAGCACCTTTTTTAGTACTCCTTGAGCTAATTTCTTATTGTTTTCGCGCATTAAGCTTAGGAATACGTTTATTTGCTAATATGATGGCCGGTCATAGTTTAGTAAAGATTTTAAGTGGGTTCGCTTGGACTATGCTATGTATGAATGATCTTTTGTATTTTATAGGGGATCTTGGTCCTTTATTTATAGTTCTTGCATTAACCGGTCTGGAATTAGGTGTAGCTATATTACAAGCTTATGTTTTTACGATCTTAATCTGTATTTACTTGAATGATGCTATAAATCTCCATTAA